The Kitasatospora setae KM-6054 genome contains a region encoding:
- a CDS encoding NAD(P)/FAD-dependent oxidoreductase — protein sequence MSRTVAVVGGGYGGAAVAKALESEADVVLIDPRDSFVNVAGSLRAVTRPDWAGNVFFPFETLLTKGRAIRDTAVSVDANGVTLASGEHVPADYIVLATGSDYAYPANPTSDTAAGAIEDFRRSHAELVDAERILILGAGPVGLELAGEIKEVWPDKQVTVVDPAARLLPGFEAAVVEDLDNQLAALGVEVRLGTGLTAEPSTEPGVAGEFTVTTTAGDSITADVWYRAFGTTTNSGYLADGKLTARNERGQVPVTENLHVKGYTTVYAIGDLTDIAENKMAGFAMQHAEVVAKNIIAQLKGEPPTETYRPLGFPMILLPLGSKGGVGQLPSPEGPFVAPVSMVVEFKGADLFTGRFLGQFGPNAA from the coding sequence ATGAGTCGTACTGTCGCCGTCGTGGGCGGAGGCTACGGTGGCGCCGCGGTCGCCAAGGCGCTGGAGTCCGAGGCGGACGTCGTCCTGATCGACCCCCGTGACTCCTTCGTCAACGTCGCCGGCTCGCTGCGCGCCGTCACCCGGCCCGACTGGGCCGGCAACGTGTTCTTCCCGTTCGAGACCCTGCTGACCAAGGGCCGCGCCATCCGCGACACCGCGGTCTCGGTCGACGCCAACGGCGTCACCCTCGCCTCCGGCGAGCACGTCCCGGCCGACTACATCGTGCTGGCCACCGGCTCCGACTACGCCTACCCGGCCAATCCGACCTCGGACACCGCGGCCGGCGCGATCGAGGACTTCCGCCGCTCGCACGCCGAGCTGGTCGACGCCGAGCGGATCCTGATCCTCGGCGCGGGCCCGGTCGGCCTGGAGCTGGCCGGCGAGATCAAGGAGGTGTGGCCGGACAAGCAGGTCACCGTCGTCGACCCGGCCGCCCGGCTGCTGCCCGGCTTCGAGGCCGCGGTCGTCGAGGACCTGGACAACCAGCTCGCCGCCCTCGGCGTCGAGGTCCGGCTGGGCACCGGCCTGACCGCGGAGCCGAGCACCGAGCCCGGTGTGGCCGGCGAGTTCACCGTCACCACCACCGCCGGCGACTCGATCACCGCCGACGTCTGGTACCGCGCCTTCGGCACCACCACCAACAGCGGCTACCTCGCCGACGGCAAGCTCACCGCCCGCAACGAGCGCGGCCAGGTCCCCGTCACCGAGAACCTGCACGTCAAGGGCTACACCACGGTGTACGCGATCGGCGACCTCACCGACATCGCCGAGAACAAGATGGCGGGCTTCGCCATGCAGCACGCCGAGGTCGTGGCGAAGAACATCATCGCCCAGCTCAAGGGCGAGCCCCCCACCGAGACCTACCGGCCGCTCGGCTTCCCGATGATCCTGCTGCCGCTCGGCTCCAAGGGCGGCGTCGGCCAACTCCCCTCGCCCGAGGGCCCGTTCGTCGCCCCGGTGTCGATGGTCGTCGAGTTCAAGGGCGCGGACCTGTTCACCGGCCGCTTCCTCGGCCAGTTCGGCCCCAACGCCGCCTGA
- the serC gene encoding phosphoserine transaminase — protein MAQIQIPADNLPNDGRFGCGPSKVRPEALSALAATGTSLLGTSHRQAPVKNIVKRVRQGVAELFSLPEGYEVVLGNGGSTAFWDIAAFGLVREKSQHLDFGEFSSKFASSVKAAPWLAEPTVIKTAPGTHPLPVAEAGVDVYGLTHNETSTGVAMPIRRPEGADAGSLVLVDATSGAGGLPVDIRETDVYYFAPQKSFASEGGLWLATFSPAALERAAEIAGSGRYIPPFFDLPTAIDNSSKDQTYNTPSITTLFLLADQLEWLNGQGGLEWAVARTAESSSILYSWAEKSSFAQPFVAKPEERSQVVGTIDFDDSIDAAAVAKALRANGIVDTEPYRKLGRNQLRVAMFPAIDPADVEKLTGAIDYVVGQL, from the coding sequence GTGGCTCAGATTCAGATCCCCGCCGACAATCTGCCCAACGACGGCCGCTTCGGCTGCGGCCCCTCCAAGGTGCGCCCCGAGGCCCTGAGTGCCCTCGCCGCCACCGGAACCTCCCTGCTGGGCACCTCCCACCGCCAGGCGCCGGTCAAGAACATCGTGAAGCGCGTCCGCCAGGGCGTCGCCGAGCTGTTCTCGCTGCCCGAGGGCTACGAGGTCGTGCTCGGCAACGGCGGCTCCACCGCGTTCTGGGACATCGCCGCGTTCGGCCTGGTGCGCGAGAAGTCGCAGCACCTGGACTTCGGCGAGTTCTCCTCCAAGTTCGCCTCCTCCGTGAAGGCCGCCCCGTGGCTGGCCGAGCCGACGGTGATCAAGACCGCCCCGGGCACCCACCCGCTGCCGGTCGCCGAGGCGGGTGTGGACGTCTACGGCCTCACCCACAACGAGACCTCCACCGGTGTCGCGATGCCGATCCGCCGCCCCGAGGGCGCGGACGCCGGCTCGCTGGTCCTGGTCGACGCCACCTCCGGCGCCGGCGGCCTGCCGGTCGACATCCGCGAGACGGACGTCTACTACTTCGCCCCGCAGAAGTCCTTCGCCTCCGAGGGCGGCCTCTGGCTGGCCACCTTCTCGCCGGCCGCGCTGGAGCGCGCCGCGGAGATCGCCGGCTCCGGCCGGTACATCCCGCCGTTCTTCGACCTGCCGACCGCGATCGACAACTCGTCGAAGGACCAGACGTACAACACCCCGTCCATCACCACCCTCTTCCTGCTGGCCGACCAGCTGGAGTGGCTGAACGGCCAGGGCGGTCTGGAGTGGGCGGTGGCCCGCACCGCGGAGTCCTCCTCGATCCTGTACTCCTGGGCCGAGAAGTCCTCCTTCGCGCAGCCCTTCGTGGCCAAGCCGGAGGAGCGCTCGCAGGTCGTCGGCACCATCGACTTCGACGACTCGATCGACGCCGCCGCGGTCGCCAAGGCACTGCGTGCCAACGGCATCGTGGACACCGAGCCCTACCGCAAGCTGGGCCGCAACCAGCTGCGCGTCGCGATGTTCCCGGCGATCGACCCGGCGGACGTCGAGAAGCTCACCGGCGCGATCGACTACGTGGTCGGCCAGCTCTGA
- a CDS encoding citrate synthase 2: MSDFVPGLEGVVAFESEIAEPDREGGALRYRGVDIEDLVGQVSFGHVWGLLVDGKFAPGLPAAEPFPIPVHSGDIRVDVQSALAMLAPVWGLKPLLDISAEQARDDLARAAVMALSYVAQSARGQGLPMVPQREIDKAETIVERFMIRWRGEPDPKHVKAVDAYWTSAAEHGMNASTFTARVIASTGADVAAALSGAVGAMSGPLHGGAPSRVLGMIEEIERTGDAAGYVRNALDKGERLMGFGHRVYRAEDPRARVLRRTAKELGAPRFEIAEALEKAALEELHNRRPDRVLATNVEFWAAIMLDFAEVPAHMFTSMFTCARTAGWSAHILEQKRTGRLVRPAARYIGPAARKPEQIEGWEQIAG, translated from the coding sequence ATGTCGGATTTCGTACCCGGCCTTGAAGGTGTAGTCGCCTTCGAGAGCGAGATCGCCGAGCCCGACCGCGAGGGCGGGGCGCTGCGCTACCGCGGGGTGGACATCGAGGACCTGGTCGGCCAGGTCTCCTTCGGGCACGTGTGGGGCCTGCTGGTGGACGGCAAGTTCGCCCCCGGCCTGCCGGCCGCCGAGCCGTTCCCGATCCCGGTCCACTCCGGCGACATCCGGGTCGACGTGCAGTCCGCCCTCGCCATGCTGGCCCCGGTCTGGGGCCTCAAGCCGCTGCTGGACATCTCCGCCGAGCAGGCCCGCGACGACCTCGCCCGGGCCGCCGTGATGGCGCTGTCGTACGTGGCCCAGTCGGCCCGCGGCCAGGGCCTGCCGATGGTGCCGCAGCGCGAGATCGACAAGGCCGAGACGATCGTCGAGCGGTTCATGATCCGCTGGCGCGGCGAGCCGGACCCGAAGCACGTCAAGGCCGTCGACGCGTACTGGACCTCGGCCGCCGAGCACGGCATGAACGCCTCCACCTTCACCGCCCGGGTGATCGCCTCCACCGGCGCGGACGTCGCGGCGGCGCTCTCCGGCGCGGTCGGCGCGATGTCCGGCCCGCTGCACGGCGGCGCGCCGTCCCGGGTGCTCGGCATGATCGAGGAGATCGAGCGCACCGGCGACGCGGCGGGCTACGTCCGCAACGCCCTCGACAAGGGCGAGCGGCTGATGGGCTTCGGCCACCGCGTCTACCGCGCCGAGGACCCGCGCGCCCGGGTGCTGCGCCGCACCGCCAAGGAGCTCGGCGCGCCGCGCTTCGAGATCGCCGAGGCGCTGGAGAAGGCCGCGCTGGAGGAGCTGCACAACCGCCGCCCCGACCGCGTGCTGGCCACCAACGTCGAGTTCTGGGCCGCGATCATGCTGGACTTCGCCGAGGTCCCGGCGCACATGTTCACCTCGATGTTCACCTGTGCCCGCACGGCCGGCTGGTCCGCGCACATCCTGGAGCAGAAGCGCACCGGCCGACTGGTCCGCCCGGCCGCCCGCTACATCGGCCCGGCCGCCCGCAAGCCGGAGCAGATCGAGGGCTGGGAGCAGATCGCCGGCTGA
- the pdxH gene encoding pyridoxamine 5'-phosphate oxidase: MPTAERHPNAEPSATSLPAAAAAGPADPGGPAERPWPDLSAMREHYRHEGLAEEELAEDPYRQFAHWFQEAGEAGVAEPNAMVLSTADADGLPSSRTVLLKGYDGRGFVFFTNYGSRKGTDLAANPNAALLFPWIALARQVIVAGRVEKVGRDETAAYFRTRPHGSQLGAWASEQSSPVAGREVLERRYADLAARYPEGEGVPVPPFWGGYRVVPRTVEFWQGRENRLHDRLRYVADGEGWRVERLCP, translated from the coding sequence GTGCCTACCGCGGAACGCCACCCGAACGCCGAACCGAGTGCCACGTCCCTGCCCGCCGCCGCCGCGGCCGGCCCCGCCGACCCCGGCGGCCCCGCCGAGCGGCCCTGGCCGGACCTGTCGGCGATGCGCGAGCACTACCGGCACGAGGGCCTGGCCGAGGAGGAACTCGCCGAGGACCCCTACCGGCAGTTCGCCCACTGGTTCCAGGAGGCGGGCGAGGCCGGGGTGGCCGAGCCGAACGCGATGGTGCTCTCCACCGCCGACGCCGACGGGCTGCCGTCCTCCCGGACGGTGCTGCTCAAGGGCTACGACGGGCGCGGCTTCGTGTTCTTCACCAACTACGGCTCCCGCAAGGGCACCGACCTGGCGGCCAACCCGAACGCCGCGCTGCTGTTCCCGTGGATCGCGCTGGCCCGCCAGGTGATCGTGGCCGGCCGGGTCGAGAAGGTCGGCCGGGACGAGACCGCCGCCTACTTCCGGACCCGCCCGCACGGCTCGCAGCTGGGCGCCTGGGCCAGCGAGCAGTCCAGCCCGGTGGCCGGCCGCGAGGTGCTGGAGCGGCGCTACGCCGACCTGGCCGCCCGCTACCCCGAGGGCGAGGGCGTCCCGGTCCCGCCGTTCTGGGGCGGCTACCGGGTGGTCCCCCGCACCGTCGAGTTCTGGCAGGGCCGGGAGAACCGCCTGCACGACCGGCTGCGCTACGTCGCCGACGGCGAGGGCTGGCGGGTCGAGCGGCTCTGCCCCTGA
- the fxsA gene encoding FxSxx-COOH cyclophane-containing RiPP peptide has protein sequence MTTALAADLSEPQAAFERAALADLAALDVEDLTAQIERVLPAAASRQVAVAAFQSSI, from the coding sequence ATGACCACTGCACTTGCCGCAGACCTGTCCGAGCCTCAGGCCGCTTTCGAGCGCGCCGCCTTGGCCGACCTCGCCGCGCTGGACGTCGAGGACCTCACCGCGCAGATCGAACGGGTGCTGCCCGCCGCCGCGTCCCGCCAGGTGGCGGTCGCGGCTTTCCAGTCGTCCATCTGA
- a CDS encoding FxsB family cyclophane-forming radical SAM/SPASM peptide maturase, producing the protein MSETVPFSQFVLKVHSRCDLACDHCYVYEHADTSWSRKARAASDEVLERTAGRIGEHARTHRLPAVHVVLHGGEPLLAGPERLRRAAELLRAALPAGCALDLRIHTNGVLLNRRFLELFAEQGIKVGVSLDGDRLANDRHRLFPDGRSSHAKVLAALALLREPEFRHLYAGLLCTIDVANDPVAVYEALVAERPPRIDFLLPHATWDHPPVAPEGAGPTPYADWLLAVHRHWSERGRPVPVRIFDSVHRTLRGRSSLTESLGLDPADLVVVETDGTLEQADSLKTAYDGAPATGFDVFAHSLDEVARHPGMRERQSGLAGLAAQCRACPVVRSCGGGLYAHRYRTGGGFDHPSVYCGDLLKLITTIRDRVSAPVAVPAQQRRPLTAAHLDELADGLGGPDAVAALGRAQLELSRRLVTAVGAAGGSPAWQLLAETDRTAPGALDAVLAHPYTRAWAVRCLGGEQRADLGGLAELAAAAAARGRAEFELVLPVRAGWLHLPTLGRLRLDGRSEAVLRGGPDGLRCGEHTVGWDRAGDHLWQPVRKVALPGWTLALEDTDPQRDSHQWPAADRLADAELLDWTGALREAWELLGRDLPGYAAGIAAGLATVTPLAPGPDGRDVSAAARQAYGAVGIARPTTAPVLALLLAHEFQHVKLGAVLDLYDLYDPADERLYRAPWRPDPRPLEGLLQGTYAHLAVAAYWASRVRAYDGIRGDAATAARRQLATWRAHTADAIETLAGSGSLTPLGERFAAGMRTGLAPALAVPVGAAAERAAREAVAADLAAWQGAAARR; encoded by the coding sequence ATGTCCGAAACAGTGCCTTTCAGTCAATTCGTACTGAAAGTCCATAGTCGCTGCGACCTGGCCTGCGACCACTGCTACGTGTACGAGCACGCCGACACGAGTTGGAGCCGCAAGGCCAGAGCGGCCTCGGACGAGGTGCTGGAGCGGACCGCCGGACGGATCGGCGAGCACGCCCGCACTCACCGGCTCCCCGCCGTGCACGTCGTGCTGCACGGCGGGGAACCGCTGCTGGCCGGGCCGGAGCGGCTGCGCCGGGCCGCTGAGCTGCTGCGCGCCGCACTGCCCGCCGGCTGCGCGCTCGACCTGCGGATCCACACCAACGGGGTGCTGCTGAACCGCCGGTTCCTGGAGCTCTTCGCCGAGCAGGGGATCAAGGTCGGCGTCTCGCTGGACGGCGACCGGCTCGCCAACGACCGGCACCGGCTCTTCCCGGACGGCCGCTCCAGCCACGCCAAGGTGCTGGCCGCCCTCGCGCTGCTGCGCGAGCCGGAGTTCCGGCACCTGTACGCCGGGCTGCTGTGCACCATCGACGTCGCCAACGACCCGGTCGCGGTGTACGAGGCGCTGGTCGCCGAGCGGCCGCCGCGGATCGACTTCCTGCTGCCGCACGCCACCTGGGACCACCCGCCGGTCGCCCCCGAGGGCGCCGGGCCGACCCCGTACGCGGACTGGCTGCTGGCGGTCCACCGGCACTGGAGCGAGCGCGGCCGCCCGGTGCCGGTGCGGATCTTCGACTCGGTGCACCGCACCCTGCGCGGCCGCTCCAGCCTCACCGAGTCGCTCGGCCTGGACCCGGCGGACCTGGTGGTCGTCGAGACCGACGGGACGCTGGAGCAGGCCGACAGCCTCAAGACCGCCTACGACGGCGCGCCCGCCACCGGCTTCGACGTGTTCGCGCACAGCCTGGACGAGGTCGCCCGGCACCCGGGCATGCGGGAGCGGCAGTCCGGCCTCGCGGGCCTCGCCGCGCAGTGCCGGGCCTGCCCGGTGGTGCGCAGCTGCGGCGGCGGCCTCTACGCCCACCGATACCGGACCGGCGGGGGCTTCGACCACCCGTCGGTGTACTGCGGGGACCTCTTGAAGCTCATCACCACCATCCGGGACCGGGTCTCGGCCCCCGTCGCCGTGCCCGCCCAGCAGCGCCGGCCGCTGACCGCCGCGCACCTGGACGAACTGGCCGACGGCCTCGGCGGCCCGGACGCCGTCGCCGCCCTCGGCCGGGCCCAACTGGAGCTCTCCCGGCGGCTGGTGACCGCCGTCGGGGCGGCCGGCGGCAGCCCGGCCTGGCAGCTGCTGGCGGAGACCGACCGCACCGCGCCGGGCGCGCTGGACGCGGTGCTCGCCCACCCGTACACCCGGGCCTGGGCGGTGCGCTGCCTGGGCGGGGAGCAGCGGGCCGACCTGGGCGGGCTGGCCGAGCTGGCGGCGGCGGCGGCGGCCCGCGGGCGGGCCGAGTTCGAGCTGGTGCTGCCGGTCCGGGCGGGCTGGCTGCACCTGCCGACGCTGGGACGGCTGCGGCTGGACGGCCGGAGCGAGGCGGTGCTGCGCGGCGGCCCGGACGGGCTGCGCTGCGGGGAGCACACCGTCGGCTGGGACCGGGCCGGCGACCACCTGTGGCAGCCCGTCCGCAAGGTCGCCCTGCCGGGCTGGACGCTCGCCCTGGAGGACACCGACCCGCAGCGCGACAGCCACCAGTGGCCCGCCGCCGACCGGCTGGCGGACGCCGAACTGCTCGACTGGACGGGCGCGTTGCGGGAGGCGTGGGAACTGCTCGGCCGGGACCTGCCCGGCTACGCGGCCGGCATCGCGGCCGGCCTGGCCACCGTCACCCCGCTCGCCCCCGGCCCGGACGGCCGGGACGTCAGCGCCGCCGCCCGGCAGGCGTACGGGGCGGTCGGGATCGCCCGGCCGACCACCGCGCCGGTGCTGGCGCTGCTGCTCGCGCACGAGTTCCAGCACGTCAAGCTCGGTGCCGTGCTCGACCTGTACGACCTGTACGACCCGGCCGACGAGCGGCTCTACCGCGCGCCGTGGCGGCCCGACCCGCGCCCGCTGGAGGGGCTGCTGCAGGGTACCTACGCGCACCTCGCGGTCGCCGCGTACTGGGCGAGCCGGGTGCGGGCGTACGACGGGATCCGGGGCGACGCCGCCACGGCGGCCCGGCGGCAGCTGGCCACCTGGCGGGCGCACACCGCCGACGCGATCGAGACGCTGGCGGGCTCCGGCTCGCTCACCCCGCTCGGCGAGCGCTTCGCCGCCGGGATGCGCACCGGGCTCGCCCCCGCGCTCGCGGTGCCGGTCGGCGCCGCCGCCGAGCGGGCCGCCAGGGAGGCCGTCGCCGCCGACCTGGCCGCCTGGCAGGGCGCGGCGGCCCGGCGGTGA
- a CDS encoding AAC(3) family N-acetyltransferase, whose protein sequence is MTGTVVRPAGAPAEPPGRPQPVGALVGQLRELGVREGEVLLVQSSLRAVGPVEGGARGVVEALVRALGARGTLVVYTATPENSRTSPYYRAATAGLTPAELAEYHRGMLAWDRLRTPASPTMGRLAEEVRLRPGALRSAHPQTSFTALGPAAADLTAGHLLECHLGEDSPAGRLYRAGARCLMIGVPVWCCTPLHLLEYWQPDRPEQQYTCVRSGPAGERELLRFTGVRLFDRHFPAMGDLLDRELGDALRRGPVGRAPSFLMPIREAVDLAAKWYPNRAG, encoded by the coding sequence GTGACCGGCACGGTGGTCCGCCCGGCCGGGGCGCCCGCGGAGCCGCCGGGGCGCCCGCAGCCGGTCGGCGCGCTCGTCGGGCAGCTGCGGGAGCTGGGCGTGCGGGAGGGCGAGGTGCTGCTGGTGCAGTCCTCGCTGCGGGCGGTCGGACCGGTCGAGGGGGGCGCGCGCGGGGTGGTGGAGGCGCTCGTCCGGGCGCTGGGGGCGCGCGGCACGCTGGTCGTGTACACCGCTACACCCGAGAACTCCCGCACCTCCCCGTACTACCGGGCCGCCACCGCCGGGCTGACCCCCGCCGAACTGGCCGAATACCACCGGGGGATGCTCGCCTGGGACCGCCTGCGCACCCCCGCCTCGCCCACCATGGGCCGGCTCGCCGAGGAGGTCAGGCTGCGGCCCGGCGCGCTGCGCAGCGCGCACCCGCAGACCTCGTTCACCGCGCTCGGGCCCGCCGCCGCCGACCTGACCGCCGGACACCTGCTGGAGTGCCACCTCGGCGAGGACTCGCCGGCCGGCCGGCTCTACCGGGCGGGCGCCCGCTGCCTGATGATCGGCGTGCCGGTGTGGTGCTGCACCCCCCTCCACCTGCTGGAGTACTGGCAGCCCGACCGGCCCGAGCAGCAGTACACCTGCGTGCGGAGCGGCCCGGCGGGCGAGCGCGAACTGCTCCGGTTCACCGGCGTCCGGCTGTTCGACCGGCACTTCCCCGCGATGGGCGACCTGCTCGACCGGGAGCTCGGCGACGCGCTGCGCCGGGGCCCGGTCGGCCGGGCCCCGAGCTTCCTGATGCCGATCCGGGAGGCGGTCGACCTCGCCGCCAAGTGGTATCCGAACAGGGCGGGTTGA
- a CDS encoding TIR-like protein FxsC: protein MNSGAGQRKDAPRPYFFLSYAHTPRINSRGAADPNLWVAKLYQDLCEAILQITDAPSGHPVGFMDRSMHQGQKWAERLSRELASCRVFVPLYSPRYFKSEACGREWHLFSRRSVYQRRPTAERMTGIVPALWVSMEHYQLPRVAGELQFNHDSFGAEYATEGLYALMKIAAFSSEYHTAVWRLARRIVDVAEQTVIPTGQVLDFESQPSAFDQPDTADQVRISVFSYQDRELPPQRSATWYGEQRTDWQPYRPDSSRPLAQDAADIARGMGFLPTVREFDEEAEQLLAGGPPAPCVLLVDRWAFLDGRRSDLVRRLDRRNHGTVAVIEPWNRDDQQSRDHERMLNDLGDGVLPVSRGARRRPSLRDEGGGGTPGSIEEFRGEMERAVMRACTAHEQQQRGGPDDDGPVDRRPSIGP, encoded by the coding sequence GTGAACAGCGGGGCCGGCCAGAGGAAGGACGCGCCCAGGCCGTACTTCTTCCTCAGTTACGCGCACACGCCCCGGATCAACTCGCGGGGCGCGGCCGACCCCAACCTGTGGGTGGCGAAGCTCTACCAGGACCTGTGCGAGGCGATCCTGCAGATCACCGACGCGCCGTCCGGCCACCCGGTCGGGTTCATGGACCGCTCCATGCACCAGGGCCAGAAGTGGGCCGAGCGGCTCTCCCGGGAGCTGGCCAGCTGCCGGGTCTTCGTGCCGCTGTACTCGCCGCGCTACTTCAAGTCCGAGGCGTGCGGCCGGGAGTGGCACCTGTTCAGCCGCCGCTCGGTCTACCAGCGGCGGCCCACCGCCGAGCGGATGACCGGCATCGTCCCGGCGCTCTGGGTCTCGATGGAGCACTACCAGCTGCCCCGGGTGGCCGGCGAACTCCAGTTCAACCACGACAGCTTCGGCGCCGAGTACGCCACCGAGGGCCTGTACGCGCTGATGAAGATCGCCGCGTTCAGCTCCGAGTACCACACCGCCGTGTGGCGCCTCGCCCGGCGGATCGTCGACGTCGCCGAGCAGACCGTCATCCCCACCGGCCAGGTGCTCGACTTCGAGTCCCAGCCGTCCGCCTTCGACCAGCCCGACACCGCCGACCAGGTCCGGATCTCGGTCTTCTCCTACCAGGACCGCGAACTGCCCCCGCAGCGCTCCGCCACCTGGTACGGCGAACAGCGCACCGACTGGCAGCCCTACCGCCCCGACTCCTCCCGGCCGCTCGCCCAGGACGCCGCCGACATCGCCCGCGGCATGGGCTTCCTGCCCACCGTCCGGGAGTTCGACGAGGAGGCCGAGCAGTTACTGGCCGGCGGGCCGCCCGCCCCCTGCGTGCTGCTGGTCGACCGCTGGGCTTTCCTGGACGGGCGGCGCTCCGACCTGGTGCGCCGGCTCGACCGGCGCAACCACGGCACGGTCGCCGTCATCGAACCCTGGAACCGCGACGACCAGCAGAGCCGCGACCACGAGCGGATGCTCAACGACCTCGGCGACGGCGTGCTGCCGGTCAGCCGCGGCGCCCGCCGCCGGCCCAGCCTGCGCGACGAGGGCGGCGGCGGCACCCCCGGCAGCATCGAGGAGTTCCGCGGCGAGATGGAACGCGCCGTGATGCGCGCCTGCACCGCCCACGAGCAGCAGCAGCGCGGCGGACCCGACGACGACGGGCCGGTCGACCGCAGACCCAGCATCGGGCCCTGA